The Castellaniella sp. genome includes a window with the following:
- the pth gene encoding aminoacyl-tRNA hydrolase — MTTPIRLIVGLGNPGPEYETTRHNAGFWLADHFADDLHAGFTLDKSFFASVARARHAGQAVILAKPITFMNKSGQAVGALARFYKLQPEEILVLHDELDLLPGAVKLKFGGGHAGHNGLRDIQAVLGTPKFWRLRIGIGHPRSLGLAQSVVNFVLHPPRQQEMPDIDEVIRRCRVELPALLDGAFDRVTERLHQGNRAEA; from the coding sequence ATGACCACGCCCATCCGTCTCATCGTGGGCCTGGGCAATCCCGGTCCCGAATACGAAACCACTCGCCATAACGCAGGCTTTTGGCTGGCCGATCATTTTGCCGATGATCTGCATGCCGGATTTACGCTGGATAAGTCGTTCTTTGCCTCGGTGGCGCGCGCGCGTCATGCTGGGCAGGCGGTCATCCTGGCCAAGCCCATTACCTTCATGAATAAATCCGGCCAGGCGGTGGGTGCGTTGGCGCGATTCTATAAGTTGCAGCCCGAGGAAATCCTGGTTCTGCACGACGAACTGGATTTGCTGCCCGGTGCCGTCAAGCTCAAGTTCGGCGGCGGTCATGCCGGACACAATGGCTTGCGCGATATCCAGGCCGTGCTGGGGACGCCGAAATTCTGGCGTTTGCGCATTGGCATCGGCCATCCGCGCAGCCTGGGGCTGGCGCAGTCCGTCGTCAATTTTGTGCTGCATCCGCCGCGTCAACAGGAGATGCCGGATATCGACGAAGTCATCCGCCGTTGCCGGGTCGAGCTTCCCGCGCTGCTGGATGGGGCATTCGATCGCGTCACCGAGCGCCTGCACCAAGGCAACCGCGCTGAAGCCTGA
- a CDS encoding 50S ribosomal protein L25/general stress protein Ctc produces the protein MKFTATSRSVQGSSASRRLRRAGRVPAIVYGGKSAPANLELDHNEIYHALHKEEFHASILDMSLDGKIEPVLVRAVQWHPYKAQVLHVDFQRVDASQAVNTKIPVHYLNADQSPAVKLAGQVITHGPTELGITCLPANLPQFIEVNLGNMIGNSRVHLADITLPIGVKFVPHGDDVNPLLAQAAAPKGAAADDAAETPAAE, from the coding sequence ATGAAATTCACCGCCACTTCGCGTAGCGTTCAGGGTTCGAGTGCGAGCCGCCGCCTGCGCCGCGCCGGTCGGGTGCCTGCCATCGTTTACGGTGGCAAATCCGCCCCCGCCAACCTCGAGCTCGATCACAACGAAATCTACCATGCCCTGCACAAGGAAGAATTCCACGCTTCCATCCTGGACATGAGCCTGGACGGCAAGATCGAACCCGTGTTGGTGCGTGCTGTGCAATGGCACCCCTACAAGGCCCAAGTCCTGCATGTGGATTTTCAGCGCGTTGATGCCTCCCAGGCCGTCAACACCAAAATCCCCGTGCATTACCTGAACGCTGATCAAAGCCCTGCCGTCAAGCTCGCTGGTCAGGTCATTACCCATGGCCCCACCGAACTCGGCATCACCTGCCTGCCGGCCAATCTGCCCCAGTTCATCGAAGTCAATCTGGGCAATATGATCGGCAATTCGCGTGTGCATCTGGCCGACATCACCCTGCCGATCGGTGTCAAGTTCGTGCCGCATGGCGATGACGTCAATCCGCTGCTGGCTCAGGCAGCCGCCCCCAAGGGCGCGGCCGCTGATGACGCCGCCGAAACCCCGGCTGCCGAGTAA
- a CDS encoding ribose-phosphate pyrophosphokinase gives MAQDRFMIFTGTANPRLAVDVVNHLDMSLGKMTVGRFSDGEVMVEINENVRGKDVFVLQPTCAPTNDNLMEIMVMVDALRRASARNITAAIPYFGYARQDRRPRSARVSISAKVVANMLQSVGVDRIMMMDLHADQIQGFFDIPVDNIYAGPILLGDIWSRNFQNLVVVSPDIGGVVRARALAKQLESDLAIIDKRRPRANVSEVMNIIGDVNGRTCLIMDDMVDTAGTLCKAAQALKDRGAGLVYAYCTHPVLSGEAVQRINESALDELVVTDTIPLSDTARQCPKIRQLSCASLLGETILRIATAESVSSLFAD, from the coding sequence ATGGCACAAGACAGATTCATGATTTTCACCGGTACAGCCAATCCCAGGCTGGCGGTGGATGTAGTCAATCATCTGGATATGTCGCTGGGCAAGATGACCGTCGGTCGCTTCTCCGATGGCGAAGTCATGGTCGAAATCAATGAAAACGTCCGCGGAAAGGACGTTTTCGTGCTGCAGCCCACCTGTGCCCCCACCAACGACAACCTGATGGAAATCATGGTGATGGTCGATGCGCTGCGCCGTGCGTCGGCACGCAACATCACCGCCGCCATTCCATATTTCGGCTATGCCCGCCAGGATCGTCGGCCGCGCTCGGCGCGGGTCTCCATCTCGGCCAAGGTCGTGGCCAATATGCTGCAGTCCGTCGGCGTCGATCGCATCATGATGATGGATCTGCATGCCGACCAAATCCAGGGTTTCTTCGATATCCCGGTGGACAATATTTACGCGGGTCCGATCTTGCTGGGCGACATCTGGAGCCGCAACTTTCAGAACCTGGTGGTTGTGTCGCCGGATATCGGCGGCGTGGTGCGTGCGCGTGCGCTGGCCAAACAGCTGGAATCCGATCTGGCGATCATTGACAAGCGCCGCCCGCGTGCCAATGTCTCCGAAGTCATGAACATCATTGGCGATGTCAATGGCCGTACCTGCCTGATCATGGACGACATGGTCGACACCGCCGGCACTTTGTGCAAGGCCGCGCAAGCCCTGAAAGACCGTGGCGCGGGCTTGGTCTATGCCTATTGCACCCACCCGGTGCTGTCGGGCGAAGCCGTACAGCGCATCAACGAATCCGCGCTCGACGAACTGGTCGTCACCGATACGATCCCGCTGTCCGATACCGCCCGCCAGTGCCCCAAGATCCGCCAGCTGTCGTGTGCTTCGCTGCTGGGTGAAACCATCTTGCGTATCGCCACGGCCGAATCCGTCAGTTCGCTGTTCGCCGATTGA
- the ispE gene encoding 4-(cytidine 5'-diphospho)-2-C-methyl-D-erythritol kinase, whose protein sequence is MVDFPSAGSSAPPGAGGLPLTTLLDVPAPAKLNLFLHVVGRRPDGYHQLQTVFRFIDLCDRLDFERTPDGSIQRDGDGLAGLPAAQDLVLRAAHALQQATGTRYGARIRYRKVIPAGGGLGGGSSDAATTLIALNRLWGTGLRRAELLRLALPLGADVPVFVFGQAAFAQGIGEDLAPISLPPQAYLVMHPDASVSTAAVFNDPDLTRDSESVKISVFADWQTQHSGLFGRNDLETVVCRQQPMVDQLLATLRGAGLAARMTGSGSCVFVGFSDARLARVQRNQIIGKMHDLPDVVINGSWLCQGLDDHPLRDWVMD, encoded by the coding sequence ATGGTGGATTTCCCTTCGGCTGGCTCATCGGCCCCTCCGGGCGCAGGCGGTTTGCCTCTGACCACGCTGCTGGATGTTCCCGCACCGGCAAAGTTGAATCTTTTTTTGCACGTGGTGGGACGCCGCCCGGATGGCTATCACCAGTTGCAGACGGTTTTTCGATTTATTGATCTGTGTGATCGCCTGGATTTCGAACGCACTCCGGATGGCAGTATCCAGCGCGATGGCGACGGACTGGCGGGCCTGCCGGCAGCCCAGGATCTGGTCTTGCGGGCGGCGCACGCCCTGCAACAAGCCACGGGTACGCGGTATGGGGCACGCATCCGTTACCGCAAGGTCATTCCTGCCGGTGGTGGCCTGGGGGGCGGGTCCAGCGATGCGGCCACCACCTTGATTGCCCTGAATCGGCTGTGGGGCACTGGCCTGCGGCGCGCCGAGCTGCTGCGTCTGGCCTTGCCGCTGGGGGCGGATGTGCCCGTTTTCGTGTTTGGACAGGCCGCATTTGCCCAAGGGATAGGCGAGGATCTGGCCCCGATATCCTTGCCGCCACAGGCCTATTTGGTCATGCACCCAGATGCTTCGGTCTCGACTGCGGCGGTGTTTAATGACCCCGATTTGACAAGAGATTCAGAATCGGTAAAAATCTCGGTCTTTGCTGATTGGCAAACACAACACAGCGGCTTATTTGGCCGCAACGACTTGGAAACAGTCGTGTGTCGGCAGCAGCCCATGGTAGACCAGTTATTGGCTACGCTACGTGGGGCAGGTCTGGCGGCACGCATGACGGGATCGGGGTCTTGTGTTTTTGTGGGTTTTTCTGATGCGCGGCTTGCCCGGGTGCAAAGAAACCAGATAATCGGTAAAATGCATGACCTACCCGATGTGGTCATCAACGGCAGTTGGCTATGCCAGGGGCTGGATGATCATCCACTGCGGGATTGGGTAATGGATTAG
- the lolB gene encoding lipoprotein insertase outer membrane protein LolB: protein MSLYQGLRVIRLWLVLCLAFWLAACATPSRIAGQGTAFDRVGRFAVNLQPMAQPPYAAQGGFSWRDDGRVLRLDLSSPLGGVLARIQVIPGQAVLERSDGSQTSAASADTLLAQVWGYPMPVTGLRYWIQGQATPGSPATAMQRDAQGRLTTLQQDGWEIRLSDYDDQGPGRVRLLRQDAQGQWRLQLIMDRP from the coding sequence ATGAGCCTTTACCAAGGCCTGCGCGTCATTCGGCTGTGGCTGGTGTTGTGTCTGGCCTTCTGGCTGGCGGCTTGCGCCACCCCCAGCCGGATCGCGGGCCAGGGGACGGCCTTTGATCGGGTAGGCCGCTTTGCAGTCAATCTGCAGCCCATGGCGCAGCCCCCTTATGCCGCCCAAGGCGGGTTTTCCTGGCGCGATGATGGTCGGGTGCTGCGCCTGGACCTCAGCAGCCCTCTGGGCGGTGTGCTGGCCCGTATACAGGTCATACCGGGTCAAGCGGTGCTGGAGCGCAGCGATGGCAGTCAAACGTCTGCCGCCAGTGCCGATACGCTGCTGGCCCAGGTTTGGGGCTATCCCATGCCGGTCACCGGCCTGCGGTACTGGATTCAGGGCCAGGCCACCCCTGGGTCGCCTGCCACGGCCATGCAGCGTGACGCCCAGGGCCGCTTGACCACCCTGCAGCAGGATGGCTGGGAAATCCGCCTGTCCGATTACGACGACCAAGGGCCGGGACGGGTGCGCCTGCTGCGTCAGGATGCCCAGGGGCAATGGCGTTTGCAACTGATCATGGACCGGCCCTGA
- a CDS encoding tetratricopeptide repeat protein — protein MRISASVMPMVLALAALPQMGWAASPVPAPPDAVETIRLRPGELPAVSLTPELLYRILVAELAAQQGQYDDAAQGLLSLARDTLDPRLAQRAFQMSMSGRNLALALQAAREWARLNPDNPEAVAASLALSASSGQTDGLARTLARRIDSADDKEQAVAQAVGIVSKMTDKRLALDVLDKAVAGVIDTSALAHLALADTAWAAGEPRRALDESYRAQGLAPDSLDAAERILEYGLRIEPREAIRDTYRYLADHPGHRGLQLLLVSRLTGRGQFDEALKLLGDMRRQAPEDFDLLYTEAEVNARAGRYVAAKSLLNEYITIQQQRRRSLAEGASSAQADVSDARLLLVQIAERQDDLAEAIRQLHAIDESSLRFQARTHEAVLYGKLGDLPKARATLDAIKPIDRRERVVIQLTLASIYRGAGRTDQAVDTLKAADLAMPDMPEIKYELGMLLHQQGKTAEFETLMKRVIELDPDDANAYNSLGYTYADTNRNLPEARDLLERALDLDPENPFILDSVGWYLFRTEDYQGALEYLRRSYDQLPAADVAAHLGEALWMLKRPEQARRIWAEGLKADPDNETLKSTLRRLGVSLP, from the coding sequence ATGAGAATTTCTGCCTCTGTCATGCCTATGGTGCTGGCGCTTGCCGCGCTGCCCCAGATGGGATGGGCTGCGTCACCGGTGCCTGCGCCGCCAGATGCGGTTGAAACGATCCGTTTGCGCCCGGGCGAACTCCCGGCCGTCAGCCTCACGCCCGAGCTTCTCTACCGTATTTTAGTCGCTGAACTCGCTGCCCAGCAGGGCCAGTACGATGATGCGGCTCAGGGGCTGCTGTCGTTGGCACGCGACACCCTGGATCCTCGCCTGGCTCAACGGGCTTTTCAGATGTCCATGTCGGGTCGCAATCTGGCCCTGGCCCTGCAGGCCGCCCGCGAGTGGGCCCGATTGAACCCGGATAACCCCGAGGCCGTTGCCGCCTCGCTGGCCTTGTCTGCCTCCAGTGGCCAGACCGATGGCCTGGCGCGTACCTTGGCGCGCCGCATCGATTCGGCAGACGATAAAGAACAAGCTGTGGCGCAGGCGGTCGGTATTGTCTCCAAGATGACCGATAAACGCCTGGCCCTGGATGTGCTGGATAAGGCGGTGGCGGGGGTGATCGATACTTCGGCGCTCGCGCACCTCGCCCTGGCCGATACGGCCTGGGCTGCCGGCGAGCCGCGCCGCGCGCTGGACGAATCCTATCGCGCCCAAGGCTTGGCGCCTGATTCTCTGGATGCCGCCGAACGCATCCTGGAATATGGTCTGCGCATTGAGCCCCGAGAGGCAATTCGTGATACCTATCGCTATCTGGCCGACCATCCCGGTCACCGGGGCCTGCAACTTTTGCTGGTCAGCCGCCTGACGGGGCGGGGGCAGTTCGACGAGGCGCTGAAGCTGTTGGGCGATATGCGCCGTCAGGCCCCCGAGGATTTCGATTTGCTGTACACCGAGGCCGAGGTCAATGCGCGGGCGGGGCGCTATGTCGCCGCGAAATCCCTGTTGAACGAATACATTACCATCCAGCAGCAGCGCCGCCGGTCGCTGGCCGAAGGGGCCTCCAGCGCCCAGGCCGATGTCTCTGATGCTCGCTTGCTGTTGGTGCAGATCGCCGAGCGCCAGGATGATCTGGCCGAAGCCATCCGCCAGTTGCATGCCATCGACGAGTCCAGCCTGCGTTTCCAGGCCCGGACGCACGAGGCCGTGCTGTACGGCAAGCTGGGCGACCTGCCTAAGGCGCGGGCCACACTGGATGCCATCAAGCCCATCGACCGGCGTGAACGGGTCGTCATCCAATTGACGCTGGCGTCCATTTATCGGGGGGCAGGGCGCACGGACCAGGCAGTGGACACCCTGAAGGCCGCTGATCTGGCCATGCCGGATATGCCGGAAATCAAATACGAGCTGGGTATGTTGTTGCATCAGCAGGGCAAGACCGCCGAATTCGAAACCCTGATGAAGCGCGTCATCGAGCTGGACCCTGATGATGCCAACGCCTATAACTCGCTGGGCTATACCTATGCCGATACCAACCGTAATCTGCCCGAGGCCCGGGATCTGCTGGAGCGCGCCCTGGATCTGGACCCGGAGAATCCCTTTATCCTCGATAGCGTGGGCTGGTACCTGTTTCGCACAGAAGACTATCAAGGGGCGCTGGAATACTTGCGGCGCTCCTACGATCAATTGCCGGCTGCCGATGTGGCGGCTCATCTGGGCGAAGCCTTGTGGATGCTGAAGCGCCCGGAACAGGCGCGTCGGATCTGGGCCGAGGGCCTGAAGGCCGATCCCGACAACGAGACCCTGAAATCCACCTTGCGGCGCTTGGGCGTGTCGCTGCCATGA
- the mutM gene encoding bifunctional DNA-formamidopyrimidine glycosylase/DNA-(apurinic or apyrimidinic site) lyase — protein MPELPEVETTRRGIATIMPGRTLRQLLVHESRLRWPIPPDLPALLANQVVLACDRRGKYLLIQFSHGTQIVHLGMSGSLRRVPLDAPLRKHDHVEWIFDDARFLLHDPRRFGAVLWHPANAGPIDSHPLLAKLGVEPFDAAFTPALLHAGVHTRQQSIKQLLLAGHLVVGVGNIYASESLYLAGIDPRTPGKRLSRPRCARLHAAILQTLSQALESGGSTLRDYVNAQGTPGAYFTLHAAVYERAGQPCSHCGQAIRRIVQGQRATYFCPHCQKR, from the coding sequence ATGCCTGAACTGCCAGAAGTCGAAACCACCCGTCGTGGAATTGCCACGATCATGCCAGGCCGCACACTGCGCCAACTGCTCGTGCACGAGTCCCGATTGCGCTGGCCAATCCCGCCGGATCTGCCCGCTCTGCTGGCCAATCAGGTGGTCTTGGCCTGTGATCGGCGGGGCAAGTACCTATTGATTCAATTCAGTCACGGCACACAAATCGTGCACCTGGGCATGTCGGGGTCATTACGCCGGGTGCCGCTGGATGCGCCCCTGCGCAAGCACGATCATGTGGAATGGATATTCGACGATGCGCGGTTTTTATTGCACGACCCGCGCCGCTTTGGCGCCGTGCTGTGGCATCCGGCCAACGCTGGTCCCATCGACAGCCATCCCTTGCTGGCCAAACTGGGGGTAGAGCCTTTTGATGCAGCATTTACCCCGGCCCTGCTGCACGCCGGGGTCCACACCCGCCAGCAATCCATCAAGCAACTGCTGCTGGCCGGACACCTGGTGGTGGGGGTGGGCAATATCTATGCCTCTGAATCCTTGTATTTGGCCGGTATCGACCCGCGCACACCCGGCAAACGGCTGTCCCGCCCGCGCTGCGCGCGCCTGCACGCTGCGATTCTGCAAACCCTGAGCCAGGCCCTGGAATCCGGCGGCAGCACCCTGCGCGATTATGTCAATGCCCAGGGCACCCCCGGGGCATATTTCACGCTGCACGCTGCGGTGTACGAACGTGCGGGCCAGCCCTGCTCCCATTGCGGGCAAGCCATCCGCCGTATCGTCCAAGGCCAGCGGGCGACCTATTTTTGCCCACACTGCCAAAAACGATGA
- a CDS encoding RidA family protein, translated as MTIQRIEPGVRMSNAVVHGNTVYLAGQTGEGEDVQAQARSALAAVDALLAQVGSHKSKILQATIWLRDIADFAAMNTVWEAWIDPSNPPARATGEARLAAPELKFEVIVIAALD; from the coding sequence ATGACGATTCAACGCATTGAACCTGGTGTCCGCATGAGCAACGCCGTCGTCCACGGCAACACCGTCTACCTGGCCGGCCAGACCGGCGAGGGCGAGGATGTCCAGGCCCAGGCGCGCTCTGCCTTGGCGGCAGTGGACGCCCTGCTGGCGCAGGTCGGCAGCCATAAGTCAAAAATCCTGCAGGCCACGATCTGGCTGCGCGACATCGCGGATTTTGCCGCCATGAACACCGTCTGGGAAGCCTGGATCGACCCATCCAATCCTCCTGCCCGCGCCACCGGCGAGGCCCGTCTGGCCGCCCCCGAGCTGAAATTCGAGGTCATCGTCATCGCTGCCCTGGATTGA